From Triticum aestivum cultivar Chinese Spring chromosome 4A, IWGSC CS RefSeq v2.1, whole genome shotgun sequence, a single genomic window includes:
- the LOC123083314 gene encoding bisdemethoxycurcumin synthase: MAGSSSIPATTVREIRVVQRADGAAAVLAIGTANPHHCVPQGDYHDYYFRVTNSDHLTDLKPTFAKLCGMTGIGRRFFHHTDEMLATHPNLSLDARLDVVATAAPELAASAAAKAIAEWGRPVGDITHLVVSTNAGSHAPGTDVRLVSLLGLRHDVLRTVLQLNGCATGCAALRLAKDLAENNRGARVLVACVELTITAFRGPDKADSFDALIPQGLFGDGAGAVIVGAEPYVHERPLFEMVSASQYVIPDTEHMLTMQLGSGGIGGTIATGLPRLAAGIVEQCLLDAFGDRLAGSGGVVEWNNLFWAVHPGSSVMLDHIVRALRLAPGKLAASRTVVREYGNMLGATVIFVLDEVRRQREDPQGEGAGHDEGWGVMMGFGPGFTVEAMLLHAAT, from the coding sequence ATGGCAGGCAGCAGCAGCATCCCAGCCACCACCGTCCGTGAGATCCGTGTTGTGCAGCGCGCGGACGGGGCCGCGGCGGTACTGGCCATCGGCACGGCGAACCCGCACCACTGCGTGCCCCAGGGAGACTACCACGACTACTACTTCCGCGTCACCAACAGCGACCACCTCACCGACCTCAAGCCCACCTTCGCCAAGCTATGCGGGATGACGGGCATCGGCAGGCGTTTCTTCCACCACACCGACGAAATGCTCGCCACGCACCCGAACTTGTCCCTCGACGCCCGGCTGGACGTCGTGGCTACCGCCGCGCCGGAACTCGCCGCGTCGGCCGCCGCGAAGGCCATAGCCGAATGGGGCCGTCCGGTGGGCGACATCACCCATCTCGTCGTCAGCACCAACGCGGGATCGCACGCCCCGGGCACCGATGTCCGCTTGGTCTCCCTCCTCGGCCTCCGCCATGATGTCCTGCGCACCGTGCTCCAGCTCAACGGCTGCGCTACCGGGTGCGCCGCCCTGCGCTTAGCCAAGGACCTCGCCGAGAACAACCGCGGTGCGCGCGTCCTCGTGGCCTGCGTCGAGCTCACTATCACCGCCTTCCGCGGGCCCGACAAGGCGGACTCCTTCGACGCCCTCATCCCCCAAGGGCTCTTCGGTGACGGTGCAGGCGCCGTCATCGTGGGTGCTGAACCCTACGTCCACGAGCGCCCGCTGTTTGAGATGGTGTCAGCTTCCCAGTACGTGATACCAGACACCGAGCACATGCTCACCATGCAGCTCGGCAGCGGTGGCATCGGCGGGACCATTGCCACCGGACTGCCAAGACTGGCGGCGGGCATCGTTGAGCAGTGCCTGCTAGATGCATTTGGCGACCGCCTAGCCGGCAGCGGAGGTGTCGTCGAATGGAACAACCTCTTCTGGGCCGTGCATCCCGGCAGCAGTGTGATGTTGGACCACATCGTCAGGGCACTCCGGCTTGCTCCGGGGAAGCTGGCGGCGAGCAGAACCGTGGTGAGAGAGTATGGGAACATGCTGGGCGCCACGGTGATCTTCGTGCTCGATGAGGTCAGGCGCCAAAGAGAAGATCCTCAAGGAGAGGGAGCTGGCCATGATGAAGGCTGGGGGGTGATGATGGGATTTGGACCGGGGTTCACTGTGGAGGCGATGCTGCTGCACGCCGCTACCTAG